The Coffea arabica cultivar ET-39 chromosome 1e, Coffea Arabica ET-39 HiFi, whole genome shotgun sequence genome has a window encoding:
- the LOC113712006 gene encoding CBL-interacting protein kinase 2, producing MENTVSVLMERYELGRLLGQGTFAKVYYGRNISSGQSVAIKMIDKEKILRVGLIDQIKREISVMRLVKHPNVVQLYEVMATKTRIYYVMEYAKGGELFYKVAKGKLKEDVARRYFQQLVNAVDFCHSRGVYHRDLKPENLLLDENENLKISDFGLSALAESKRQDGLLHTTCGTPAYVAPEVINRKGYDGAKADVWSCGVILFVLLSGYLPFHDSNLMEMYRKIGKAEFKCPNWFPPEVRRLLLRILDPNPNTRISIAKIKDHPWFKGGLNSKLVKPNIENKEVASSSTDAGTRSLENSSRATDGTQDLLAVTNLNAFDIISFSAGFDLSRLFEESSRKKEARFTSWQPAAVIISKLEEVAKRLKLKTTKRDRGLFKLEGTKEGRKGILSIDAEIFEVTPEFHLVEMKKSSGDTLEYLKILDDGLRPGLQDIVWVWQGEQERKESEQQEQQIQHRQLETQVSEDQQQQQQPPQLLILQDKLP from the coding sequence atggaaaatacaGTGAGTGTATTGATGGAAAGATACGAATTAGGTAGATTACTAGGACAAGGCACATTTGCTAAGGTTTACTATGGTAGGAATATTAGTTCTGGACAGAGTGTAGCCATTAAAATGATAGATAAGGAGAAAATATTGCGGGTTGGGCTTATTGATCAGATCAAGCGAGAAATATCTGTTATGAGACTTGTTAAGCACCCTAATGTTGTTCAACTTTATGAGGTCATGGCCACTAAGACCAGGATCTATTATGTAATGGAATATGCCAAAGGGGGCGAACTGTTTTACAAGGTTGCTAAAGGAAAGCTGAAGGAAGATGTTGCACGAAGATACTTTCAACAGCTGGTTAATGCAGTTGATTTCTGCCATAGCAGGGGGGTTTATCATCGGGatttgaaaccagaaaatttacTTCTAGATGAGAATGAAAATCTGAAAATATCTGACTTTGGTTTAAGTGCCCTAGCTGAATCAAAACGCCAAGATGGGCTTCTTCACACCACTTGTGGTACTCCTGCATATGTTGCTCCTGAGGTCATTAATAGGAAAGGATATGATGGGGCCAAAGCTGATGTTTGGTCATGTGGGGtgattttatttgttctattgtCTGGTTATCTTCCATTTCATGACTCAAATTTGATGGAGATGTATCGGAAGATTGGCAAAGCAGAGTTCAAGTGCCCCAATTGGTTTCCACCAGAAGTGCGCCGTCTGCTTTTGCGCATATTGGATCCAAATCCGAATACTAGAATCTCAATTGCAAAAATCAAGGATCATCCTTGGTTTAAGGGGGGATTGAATTCAAAATTAGTCAAGCCCAATATAGAAAACAAAGAAGTTGCTTCTTCAAGTACAGATGCAGGGACCAGATCCCTTGAGAATAGCAGTAGAGCCACTGATGGCACACAAGACCTGTTGGCAGTTACCAACCTAAATGCGTTTGATATCATCTCTTTTTCTGCTGGATTTGATCTATCCAGACTGTTTGAAGAAAGTTCACGAAAGAAAGAAGCCAGATTCACCTCTTGGCAACCAGCAGCTGTCATAATCTCAAAGCTGGAAGAAGTTGCCAAGCGTCTGAAGCTAAAGACAACAAAAAGGGATCGAGGATTGTTTAAACTTGAAGGAACAAAAGAAGGTAGAAAGGGAATATTGTCCATTGATGCGGAGATCTTTGAGGTCACTCCTGAGTTTCATTTGGTGGAGATGAAGAAATCAAGTGGAGATACACTGGAATATCTGAAGATATTAGATGACGGTCTACGACCTGGTCTGCAGGATATTGTCTGGGTTTGGCAAGGTGAACAAGAACGCAAGGAGTCAGAACAGCAGGAGCAGCAAATTCAACATCGACAGCTGGAAACCCAAGTTTCGGAGGACcagcaacagcagcagcagccgcCGCAGCTGCTGATACTGCAGGATAAGTTACCTTGA
- the LOC113712024 gene encoding uncharacterized protein produces the protein MGRRKGRTETPETLNPEQGENDQTPPTLCEAEGEEERAGKGGRKFYAVYLLTSLSPRFKGSSYIGFTVNPRRRIRQHNGEIGSGAWRTKKRRPWEMVLCIYGFPTNVAALQFEWAWQHPLGSLAVRKAAATFKSLSGLANKIKLAYTMLTLPSWQSLNLRVNYFSTKYMTLTSGCPSLPEQMRVQFGSMDELPCYTGGNLCAGENDDWDPAGDDCEHSGGSEESAEDGSADAQPLSNIELVQDGFKETENLGLYNWTEAITHQQQTSTESSVFELPKNLQISKEEAQKQSFQLDDFLGRISRGSVFSCSNATRIAEDTGTFRLYDEFNVADPQLPRQQSVQNVTLNKFELPCTSSEVEVIDLSTPSPCYNVSTGNKKRRLSVGCPEIIDLTNSPMFV, from the exons atggggaGAAGGAAAGGGCGAACAGAAACACCGGAAACCCTAAATCCCGAACAAGGAGAAAATGATCAAACGCCACCGACTTTATGTGAAgcagaaggagaagaagaaagagcagGAAAAGGAGGGAGAAAGTTTTACGCGGTATATCTACTAACTTCGCTTTCCCCAAGATTCAAAGGTTCCTCTTATATCGG GTTTACAGTGAATCCTCGTCGCAGAATAAGGCAACACAACGGGGAGATAGGGAGCGGTGCTTGGAGGACCAAGAAGAGGCGACCTTGGGAGATGGTCCTTTGCATTTATGGCTTCCCCACCAACGTTGCCGCTCTCCAG TTTGAGTGGGCCTGGCAGCATCCACTAGGATCACTGGCGGTAAGAAAAGCAGCTGCTACCTTCAAATCTCTTTCTGGGCTTGCAAATAAGATAAAACTTGCCTACACTATGCTCACCCTTCCTTCTTGGCAGAG CTTAAATCTCAGAGTAAACTACTTTTCCACAAAATACATGACGCTCACATCTGGTTGCCCTAGCCTGCCGGAACAAATGAGGGTACAGTTTGGTTCTATGGATGAGCTTCCGTGCTATACAGGGGGCAATTTATGTGCGGGAGAAAATGATGACTGGGATCCTGCTGGTGACGACTGTGAGCACAGTGGTGGATCTGAGGAATCTGCAGAGGATGGGTCAGCAGATGCACAACCGCTGAGCAATATTGAACTTGTTCAAGATGGCTTCAAAGAAACTGAAAATCTCGGTCTGTATAACTGGACTGAAGCAATTACTCACCAACAACAAACGTCAACAGAAAGCAGCGTCTTCGAACTGCCAAAGAACTTGCAAATTAGCAAAGAAGAGGCCCAGAAGCAGTCATTCCAGCTCGACGACTTTCTGGGCAGAATTTCACGTGGCTCTGTTTTCAGCTGCAGTAACGCAACAAGAATTGCTGAAGATACAGGAACATTCAGATTGTATGATGAGTTTAACGTCGCAGACCCTCAACTGCCCAGGCAACAATCTGTACAAAATGTAACTCTGAATAAATTTGAACTCCCTTGCACCTCATCTGAAGTTGAGGTAATAGATTTGTCTACTCCCTCACCTTGCTACAATGTGAGTACAGGGAATAAGAAGAGAAGACTCTCTGTTGGATGTCCTGAAATAATAGACTTGACCAATTCCCCCATGTTTGTTTAA
- the LOC113712013 gene encoding uncharacterized protein, whose product MFEHVTANEIAGYGVGALLLFATISAPKIDSLIAASQRSSLGMCKRCGDLRLIACSRCKGSGSITRGGPFSLNPVDGAYQSFRVKSKELSISCTKCQAKGHFGCPACSRVPQA is encoded by the exons ATGTTTGAGCACGTCACCGCGAATGAAATAGCAGGGTATGGTGTCGGTGCTTTGCTACTTTTTGCCACAATTTCAGCTCCCAAGATTGACTCTTTAATTGCAGCTTCCCAGCGTAG TTCATTGGGCATGTGCAAGAGATGTGGTGATTTGAGGTTGATAGCATGCTCAAGATGCAAGGGATCTGGTTCGATCACTCGAGGAGGTCCGTTCAGTCTCAATCCAGTAGATGGTGCTTACCAGTCCTTCAGGGTCAAGTCCAAAGAATTATCCATCTCATGCACCAAATGTCAAGCCAAAGGACATTTTGGCTGCCCAGCTTGTTCTCGAGTGCCCCAAGCATGA